Within Methyloversatilis discipulorum, the genomic segment AAGCGCCGAAAGCTGTCGGCGCACGCCTGCAGGAACACGTTGTCCAAAGAGGTGAACAGGTGTCGCGTCACGACATCAAAGAGCGGAAAAGCGGCACAGCTTCACGTGTTGCACACCCGATGTTTGTGATTAGAATGGGACCATGGTTACACGCAGGCAGGACGATTCACTCCTTGAGCTTGAAAAGACACGGGTCAAGCCCCCACCTCTGTTCAAGGTCATGGTGCTGAATGACGATTACACCCCGATGGACTTCGTGGTTGGAGTCCTTCAGAAGTTTTTCGGCATGAACCGGGAACAGGCCACGCGCGTCATGCTCAAGGTACATACGGAGGGGGCCGGCGTTTGCGGCATCTACCCCAAGGACGTTGCAGCATCGAAAGTGGAACAGGTGTGTACCTTTGCGCGCCAGCATCAGCATCCGCTGGCGTGCGTGATGGAGGAAAATTGAAATGATCGCGCAGGAGCTGGAAGTCAGCCTTCACATGGCCTTCGTCGAAGCGAGACAGAAGCGCCATGAATTCATCACGGTCGAGCACCTGCTGCTCGCCCTGCTCGACAATCCTTCGGCAGCGGAAGTGCTCCGTGCCTGCGCAGTGAACATCGACGAGCTGCGCAAGGAACTGTCGGCCTTCATCAACGAGCACACGCCGGTGGTCGATGGCAGCGAAGAGATCGACACCCAGCCGACTCTTGGCTTCCAGCGCGTGATCCAGCGCGCCATCCTGCACGTGCAGTCCTCGGGCAAGAAGGAAGTGACCGGAGCCAACGTGCTGGTCGCCATCTTCGGCGAGAAGGATTCGCACGCTGTCTATTTCCTGCAGCGCCAGGGCGTCACGCGTCTGGACATCGTGAACTTCATTTCGCACGGCATCACCAAGGCGGCCCAGCCGGCCGCCGCGGCGAAGCCCGAGTCGGAACAGGGCGAGCAGGAACAGGAAGGCGGCCAGGCGGGCGGCGCCCTCGACAGCTTCACGCAGAACCTGAACGCACAGGCGCTGATGGGCAAGATCGATCCGCTGATCGGTCGCGACCACGAACTTGAGCGCGTGATCCAGACGCTGTGCCGTCGGCGCAAGAACAATCCGCTGCTGGTGGGCGAAGCCGGCGTCGGCAAGACCGCCATTGCGGAAGGCCTCGCGCGCCGCATCATCGAAGGCCGCGTGCCCGACATCCTCGCAGACGCGACCATCTACGCGCTCGATATGGGCGCCCTGCTCGCCGGCACCAAGTACCGTGGCGATTTCGAACAGCGCCTGAAATCGGTGCTGAAGCAGCTGCTCGACAACCCGAACGCCATCCTGTTCATCGACGAGATCCACACGCTGATCGGCGCCGGCGCCGCCTCGGGCGGTACGCTCGACGCGTCCAACCTGCTGAAACCGGCGCTGTCGTCGGGCCAGCTGAAGTGCATCGGTGCGACCACCTATACCGAGTATCGCGGCGTGTTCGAGAAGGACCACGCCCTGTCACGTCGCTTCCAGAAGATCGACGTGACCGAGCCGAGCGTCGAGGAGACGGTGTCCATCCTCAAGGGCCTGAAGTCGCGCTTCGAACAGCATCACGGCGTGAAGTACTCGTCGACCGCGCTGTCGTCGGCCGCCGAACTGTCGGCGCGCTACATCAACGACCGTCACCTGCCGGACAAGGCGATCGACGTGATCGACGAAGCCGGTGCGGCGCAGCGCGTGCTGCCGAAGTCGAAACAGAAGAAGGTGATCGGCAAGACCGAGATCGAGGAAATCGTTGCCAAGATCGCGCGCGTGCCGTCGCAGCATGTGTCGAACGACGACCGCTCGGCACTGCGCAACCTCGACCGTGACCTGAAGAACATGGTGTTCGGTCAGGACAACGCGATCGATGCGCTCGCCACGGCGATCAAGATGTCGCGCTCCGGCCTCGGCAATCCGAACAAGCCGATCGGCTCCTTCCTGTTCAGCGGCCCGACCGGCGTCGGCAAGACCGAAGTCGCTCGTCAGCTTGCCTACTGCATGGGCATCGAACTGATCCGCTTCGACATGTCCGAGTACATGGAGCGTCATGCGGTCAGTCGCTTGATCGGCGCCCCTCCGGGCTATGTCGGCTTCGATCAGGGCGGTCTGCTGACCGAAGCAGTGACCAAGAAGCCGCACTCTGTGCTGCTGCTCGACGAGATCGAGAAGGCCCATCCGGACATCTTCAACATCCTGCTGCAGGTGATGGACCACGGCACGCTGACCGACAACAATGGTCGTCAGGCCGATTTCCGTAACGTGGTCATCATCATGACGACCAACGCCGGCCAGGAAACGCTGCAGAAATCGGTGATCGGTTTCACTACGGAACGTCAGCCGGGCGACGAAATGGCCGACATCAAGCGCCTGTTCACGCCGGAGTTCCGCAACCGTCTCGACGCCATCATTTCGTTCAAGCCGCTGGATCGCGAAATCATCCTGCGCGTGGTCGACAAGTTCCTGATGCAGCTGGAAGGTCAGCTGCAGGAGAAGAAGGTCGACGTGCAGTTCTCGGAAGAGCTGCGCAGCTGGCTGGCCGAAGCAGGCTTCGATCCGCTGATGGGTGCGCGTCCGATGGCACGCCTGATCCAGGACACCATCCGCTCCGCGCTGGCGGACGAACTGCTGTTCGGTCGTCTGACCAGCGGCGGCAAGGTGACGATCGACCTCGACGGCGACAAGAAGGTGAAACTGGTGTTCGACGAGGAAGAACTCGCAACACCCGCCTGATAAGGCATCACTGTTCCAACAGAGGCGGCCATAATGGCCGCCTCTTTTTTTGCCTGTCACGCCTCCCGAAAAGAAAGGACGACTCATGGACATCCACACCGCCGACCTATGTGACCAATTCGAAAGCGAACTGCGTATCTGCGCGCCGATGTTCCGCAGCTACGGCGGCCGAGCAGCCTTCGGTGGCCAGATCACGACGCTCAAGCTGTTCGAGGACAACGGTCTGGTTCGCAAGGCGCTGGAAGCACCGGGCGACGGGCGTGTACTCGTGGTCGATGGGGGTGGTTCGATGCGCCGCGCGCTGGTCGGCGACCAGATCGCCGCCCTGGCGGTGAAGAATGGCTGGGCCGGCATCGTCGTCTATGGCTGCATCCGCGACTCGGCGGCGATCGGAGAGATGGATATCGGTGTCTGCGCACTCGGCACTCATCCGCTGAAGACGGTCAAGCGCAACGAAGGCCAGGCCGACCTCACCGTCAGCTTTGGCGGCATCGACTTCGTCCCCGGCCATTACCTTTATGCCGATGCCGATGGCGTCATCGTCTGCCCACGGTCGCTGATCTGAGTGTGCGCGCGGCCGGCGTTCGCGGCCCGGTGTCGACAGCGCCTTTCGCAGCGCACAAGTTTCTGCAGATTTTTCTGCACTTTTTCACACACGCAACAGAGCAAACAAGACAAGCCTTTGTTTTATTTGAGAACACGACTTCTTATGTCTTATACAAGACCTCTTGTTGCTTTGCCAAAGCCTCTTTATACTTGAGCCCGTCACGATAGCCGCCCGGTTCCATTCATCGGTCGGCTTCCCGGGCGCCCGGTCTGCTTGCTGCCAACCGCTGCGACAGGCCCACGCGGGTTTCGTGGATCGGCCCGCATCGGTTCATCGGCCGAAGGATGCCCGGACCGCACGGTCCGGCATGGGTGTCAGCACCGTTTCAGGAAGCATTTCAAAGTCAGGGCTTACGGGTGGCGCAGGCTGCCTGTTCGGGTTGTTTTTTTCTTCGAGGACATGCAATGAGCACGAAAGAACAGGAAATCGCCAAGATTCAGAAGGATTGGGACGAGAACCCCCGCTGGAAAGGCATCAAGCGCGGCTACACCGCCGAGGATGTCTATCGCCTGCGCGGCTCCTTCCCGGTCGAGTACACGCTGGCCCGCCGCGGTGCGGAAAAGCTGTGGGATCTGGTCAACAACGAGCCGTTCATCAACTGCCTGGGCGCGCTGACCGGTGGTCAGGCCATGCAGCAGGTGAAGGCCGGCGTCAAGGCGATCTACCTGTCGGGCTGGCAAGTCGCTGCCGACAACAACTCGTACGAAGCGATGTACCCGGACCAGTCGCTGTACCCGGTTGACTCGGTTCCGACGGTCGTGAGCCGCATCAACAACAGCTTCAAGCGCGCTGACGAAATCCAGCACGCCAAGGGTGTTTACGCTGGCGACAAGGGCTACATCGACTATTTCGCCCCGATCGTGGCGGACGCAGAAGCCGGTTTTGGCGGCGTGCTGAACGCCCACGAACTGATGAAGGCGATGATCCGCGCGGGCGCCGCCGGCGTGCACTTCGAAGACCAGCTGGCCTCCGTGAAGAAGTGCGGTCACATGGGTGGCAAGGTGCTCGTGCCGACCCAGGAAGCCGTGCAGAAGCTGATCGCCGCCCGTCTGGCCGCCGACGTCTACGGCGTCCCGACCCTGATCCTGGCCCGTACCGACGCTGAAGCCGCCGACCTGCTGACCAGCGACTGCGACCCGATCGACAAGCCCTTCGTCACCGGCGAGCGCACCGCCGAAGGCTTCTACAAGACCAAGAAGGGTCTGGAACAAGCCATCTCGCGCGGTCTGGCCTACGCCCCGTACGCTGACCTGATCTGGTGCGAGACCGGCACGCCTGACCTGGCTTTCGCCAAGGCTTTCGCCGACGCGATCCACGCCAAGTTCCCGGGCAAGATGCTGGCCTACAACTGCTCGCCGTCGTTCAACTGGAAGAAGAACCTCGACGACGCCACCATCGCCAAGTTCCAGCGCGAGCTGGGTGCGATGGGCTACAAGTACCAGTTCATCACCCTGGCCGGCATCCACAACATGTGGTACCACATGTTCGATCTGGCCCAGGACTACGTGGCCCGCGGCATGTCCGCCTACGTGGAAAAGGTTCAGGAGCCGGAATTCGCGGCCCGCGACCGCGGCTACACCTTCGTGTCGCACCAGCAGGAAGTCGGCACCGGCTACTTCGACGACGTGACCACCACCATCCAGGGTGGCACTTCGTCGGTGACCGCGCTGACCGGTTCGACCGAAGAAGAGCAGTTCCACTGAGATGGACCGGGCCCGCAACAGCGGGTCTGCTGAACTGAAAAGGCCGCCCGGCTCTTGCCGGGCGGCCTTTTTGTTTCCTTTTTCTTAGTCCTCCGCCGGCTGCGGCAGATCGGGAATGAAAGTGCCGCCGGATTCCCAGTACGCCAGATCGCCGTATGTGAGCTTCAGCAGATCGACGAAGAGCCGCACCCGCAAGGGCAGATGGCGACGTTGCGGAAACAGCGCATAGATGCCCATGGGCGGCGCCGCGAAATCGCCGAGCACTTCGACCAGCGCTCCGTTCGCCAGGTCCTCGCGCACTTCCCAATAGGAACGCCAGGCGAGCCCGAGCCCGCTCAGCGCCCAGTCCCGCAGCACGGCGCCGTCGTTGCATTCGACCAGATGAGTGATGCGCAGCGTGATCGGCTCACCGTGCGCCATGAAGCTCCAGCCACGGGCCTGCGAGCGATTCGGCCCAAGGCCCAGGCAGCGATGCTGCAGCAGGTCATATGGATGCCCGGGTTTGCCGAATCGGGCGAGGTAATCCGGACTGGCGACGACGACGCGTCGCGTTTCGCCCAATTTGATACTGATCATGCTGGAATCGGGCAGGCTGCCGATACGCACCGCGCAGTCCACGTTTTCGTTCACCAGATCGACCATGCGGTCGGTCAGATCGAGCGAAATCTTGACCTCGGGATTCAGCGCCATAAAGCGCTTCACCAGTGGCGCCACGTGGCGCCGGCCGAAGCCGGCCGGCGCGCTGACGCGCAGCAGGCCGGTGGCCCTCGCACCGCCGGCGGTCACCGCGGCATCCGCGCTCGCCAGCTCGTTGAGAATGCGCTGGCAATCCTCCAGATAGGCGCTGCCTTCGTGCGTCAGCGTCAGCTTGCGCGTAGTGCGCAGCATCAATTTGACGCCCAGCCTCTCTTCCAGCGCATCCATGCGCCGTCCGATCACGGCCGGCTGCACGCCTTCGAGTTTCGCAACCGCCGAAAGACTGCCATGCGCCGCAACCGAAACGAAGGACTCTATCTCCTTGAAGCGATCCATTTTGTACTAAAAGTAAAAGATAAATGTACTTAAGGAAAGCTTAACGGATGCATAAGGAAAGTCTAGTATTTGTGCAGATGCAGCAATTCATGCCGGGCACAACCTGGTCTGATGCATCGGACGTTAGACCCCGGTCCTCCCGTCCGCACCGTGCGCAACCCGCCCGCTGCGGCACACCCGCCCGACGACGGCACCACCGCCGCCGATCGGGTGTGAGGGACGGCCAACCTGTCCGGAGCACGGAGCACGAACGCTCACGTCATACCGGCTCTCGAACCGTTATCGGAGCGCACGCACATGACTATCGCTGAATCTGCAGACAAGCTGAACCGGGCCATGGATCTGCCCGCCGGTGTGAGCATCGCCGCTCCGGTCAGCGCCGAATACCAGACCATCCTCACCTTCGAAGCGCTGTCGCTGCTCGCCCAGCTGCACCGCCAGTTCGAACCGCGTCGCCGCGAGCTGCTCGCCGCGCGCGTCACCCGCGCCGCTGAGATCGACGCCGGCAAGCCGGTCGATTTCCTGGCCGATACGCTGCATGTGCGCGAAGGCGACTGGAAGATCGCGCCGCTGCCGCAGGCGTTGCAGTGCCGCCGCATCGAAATCACCGGCCCGACCGAGCGCAAGATGATCATCAATGCGCTGAACGCCGGTGCCGACAGCTATATGAGCGATTTCGAGGATTCGAATTCGCCGACCTGGGACAACCAGGTGCAAGGCCAGATCAACCTGCGTGACGCTGTGCGAGGCACGATCAGCGTCGAATACAAGGGCAAGACCTACAAGCTGAACGACAAGGTTGCCGTGCTGCAGGTGCGCCCGCGCGGCTGGCACCTCGACGAGAAGCACGTGATGATCGATGGTCAGCGTGTGTCGGGTGGTCTGTTCGACTTCTGGCTGTACTTCTATCACAACGCCAAGGAACTGCTCGCCCGCGGCGCCGGCCCCTACTTCTACCTGCCCAAGCTGCAGAGCCATCGCGAAGCCCGCCTGTGGAACGATGTGTTCGTCGCCGCGCAGGAAATGCTCGGCATCCCGCGCGGCACGATCAAGGCCACCGTGCTGGTGGAAACGCTGCACGCCGCGTTCGAGATGGAAGAGATCCTGTACGAACTGCGCGATCACAGCGCCGGCCTGAACGCGGGCCGCTGGGATTACATCTTCTCGTGCATCAAGGTGCTCCGTAATGACCGCGATTTCTGCCTGGCAGACCGCAGCAAGATCACGATGACCGTGCCCTTCATGCGCGCCTACGCACTGTCGCTGATCAAGACCTGCCACAAGCGCGGCGCACCGGCGATCGGCGGCATGAGCGCGCTGATTCCGAACAAGAACGATCCGGACGCCAACGAGAAGGCGATGGCCGGCATCCGCTCGGACAAGCGCCGCGACGCCAATGACGGCTATGACGGCGGCTGGGTGGCTCACCCGGGCCTGGTGCAGGCAGCGATGGAAGAGTTCGTGTCGGTGCTCGGCGACAAGCCGAACCAGATCGAGAAGCAGCTCGACGTGAACTACGGCGCCGCCGATCTGCTCGACTTCCGCCCGGAGGGCCCGATCAGCGAAACCGGTCTGCGTACCAACATCAACGTCGGCATCCAGTATCTGGGTGCATGGATGGACGGCAATGGTTGCGTGCCCATCCACGGCCTGATGGAAGATGCGGCGACCGCTGAAATCAGCCGCGCCCAGGTGTGGTCGTGGATTCGCAGCCCGAAGGGCATCCTCGACGACGGTCGCAAAGTGACCGCCGACATGGTGCGCGGCCTGATCCCGCAGGAGTTGGACAAGATCCGCGCCCTGCTCGGCGACGCCTACACTGAAACCTATGCCGCCGCCGCCAAGCTGTTCGGCGATATGTGCGTGGCCACCGAACTGGAAGACTTTCTGACGCTGCCGGCTTACGAACGCATGGAGTAAGCCTACCCCCTCGCAGCATCACGGACGGCGCCTCAAAAGGGCGCCGTTTTTCGTTGTGGAAGATCGTCGCATCGCCCCGTCCGTCGCGGCACGACGGACGAAAAAAAGCCCGCTCTGCGGCGGGCCCTCATCGGGCGGGACGATCAGCGATCGTCCGGACCGGGATTACTCCATCGGGGTGACCTTGCCCGGGGCAATCTTGCCGTCCGAGCGACCCTTCAGGTACGAATACAGGCTATCGATCTTCTCACCCTTCAGGAAAGGATGCGGAGGCATGCCGCGATCGGCGTGAGTGCCATCGACGACGATGCCGACGAACTCTTCCTTCGTGTACTTCTTCAGGCCCTCGATCAGCGACGGACCAACCATGCCTTCCTGGTTCGCGCCATGGCAACGCTCACAGGCGGCCGAACGCCACGTCTTCCAGCCCATCAGGGTCTTGGCGTCCACCTTGTTGCCCTCGGCAACCTTGTACGGTGCTTCCTGCGCCATCGCGGTCGAAGCCAGCGCGGCCAGCACGACGGTTGCCAGATGTTTGCGAATCACAATCAGCTCTCCTCAATTGATTGGTGGGTGTTGCAGTGGAAAAAAACGATCTTCCGGTCAAAAGGATTACATGACCTGCGTTGGACCGGGAATAAGTGTCGGCTTATGGCTGGCGCTTTCCTGAACTCGTAAGCTTACCGCGGCACTTCCATTAAAAAAAGGGTTGTCGCCCCCGAACTTGTCAGCGTCCGCCCGTCGATCCAAAACCGCCGTCGCCTCGTTGCGATGCAGCAAAATCAAGCACTTCGCGCAAAGCCACTTGCACTACGGGCACCACGACGAGTTGCGCGATCCGCTCCAGTGGTTGGAGGACAAATTCGCTCGCGCCACGGTTCCACAGCGATACAAAAATTTGCCCCTGGTAGTCGGAGTCGATCAGCCCGACCAGATTGCCCAGCACGATGCCGTGCTTGTGGCCGAGACCCGAGCGCGGCAGCACCATCGCAGCCAGTCCGGGATCTTCAAGGTGGATTGCAATGCCGCTGGGCACCAGCAACGTATCGCCGGGACGCAACACGGTGGTCGTGTCTATGCAGGCGCGCAGGTCCAGACCGGCCGAACCGGGCGTCGCATAAGACGGCGGCAGGTCACGCAGGCGCTCGTCGAGAATCTTGTAGTCGAGAGTGGACATCTTCAGTCTTTCAGCAATCGGGAAATGTGTTCGAGGATGGCGCGCGCAATGACCGGCTTGGGCGCTCGCACAAGCGGGTGGCGACCTTCGGCGTCGTACAGCACGACGGCGTTGTCTTCCCCGCCCAGCCCGTCGGCCACCAGATTGCCGACGACCAGCGGCAGCTTCTTGGCCGCCCGCTTGCCTTGTGCATAGGTGTCGAGGTCATGGCTTTCAGCCGCGAAGCCAACGCAGAACGGTGCATCGGCGCGCGCCGCCACGTCGGCAAGGATGTCCGGATTGCGCACCATGTCGATCGACAGCTTGTCGGCGCTCTTCTTTATCTTGCGCTCGCTGGGTGCCGCCGGTCGGTAGTCCGCGACCGCAGCGACCGCAATGAATACATCGCAGGCAGCGTAGCGTGACAGCACCGCTTCGTGCATGGACAGCGCGCTGCTCACATCGACGCGCTCGACACCGAACGGTTTGGCCAGCCCGGTCGGTCCGCTGATCAGCGTCACTTCCGCGCCTGCCCTCGCCGCCGCGCACGCCAGCGCGTAGCCCATGCGCCCCGAGCTCAGATTGGTCACGACGCGCACCGGATCGATGGCCTCGGCCGTCGGTCCGGCCGTGATCAGCACACGCCGGCCAGCCATCGTCTTCGGCGTGAAATGGGCGAGCACCGCATCGAGCAATTCGGCCGGCTCGACCATGCGACCGAGGCCGACCTCACCGCAGGCCTGCTCGCCCGCCGCTGGTCCGACGACAATGGCGCCATCGCCACGCAGCGTATTCATATTGCGGGCGGTCGCCGGGTGTTCCCACATCTGCCGGTTCATCGCCGGCGCCACCATCAGCGCGCAGGTCGCGTCACGCGCGAGGCACAGGGTGCTCAGCAGATCGTCGGCACGACCCTGCACCAGCTTCGCGATGCAATCGGCGGTGGCGGGTGCGATCAGCAGCAACTGCGCGTCCCGGGTGAGATCGATGTGCGCCATGCCATTGGGCATGCGCGCGTCCCACAAGTCCGACCACACGGGCTCGCCGGTGATGGCCTGGAAGGTGGCCGCGCCGATGAAATGAGCGGCCGCTTCGGTCATCACGACGCGCACGCGCGCGCCCTCCTTGATCAGCAAGCGCGCCAGTTCCGCCGACTTGTAGGCCGCCACGCCACCGGTGACGGCCAGCACGATGGTGCGCCCGGACAGCTCCGCCTTGGAATTCATGACAATGTAGTATCCTGCACCGAGTCGACGACGGATTGTAACGCGATGGCGATCAAGGACTGGAGCGCGGACCAGCGGCCGCGCGAGCGACTGCTGATGCAAGGCGCCGAGGCGCTGTCGTCGGCCGAACTGCTGGCCATCTTCCTGCGCGTCGGCGTCAGCGGGAAATCGGCGGTCGATCTTGCGCGGGACCTGCTGGCGCATTTCGACGACAGCGTGACCTGCATGGCCAGCGCCAGCATTGCCGATCTGTGCCGGGTAAAGGGGATGGGAACGGCCAAGGCGGTACAGCTGAAGGCCACATTCGAACTGGCACGGCGCGCGCTGGGCGAGCAGTTGAAGGAGCGCGACGCACTGAGCTCACCACAGGCGGTGCGCGACTGGCTCAAGCTGCGCCTGAGTGGTCTGGCGCACGAGGTATTCATGGTGCTGCTGCTCGATGCGCAGAACCGGCTGCTGCAGGCGGTCGAACTGTTCCGCGGTACGCTGACGCAGACCAGCGTCTATCCGCGCGAAGTCGTGAAACTGGCGCTGGCGCACAATGCGGCGGCCGTCATCCTCGCCCACAACCACCCGTCCGGCGTGGCGGAGCCGTCCCGCGCCGACGATCTCCTGACACAGTCATTGAAGCAGTCGCTGGCATTGATCGATGTGCGCGTACTCGACCATGTCATCGTCGGCAGCGGCGCGACCTGCTCGTTTGCCGAGCGCGGAATTCTTTGAAGAACTTGAACAAAACCGGATCCGTACTCTATAATCGCGAGCTTTTCCGATTCTGGAGCTCGAAACATGTCCCGCGTTTGCCAAGTTACCGGGAAGTCGCCGATGGTGGGTAACAACGTTTCCCACGCTAACAACAAGACCAAGCGCCGCTTCCTGCCCAATCTCCAGCAACGCCGTTTCTGGCTGGAGTCCGAAGGCCGTTTTGTCAGCCTGCGCGTCAGCACCAAGGGTCTGCGCACGATCGACAAGAAGGGCATCGAAACCGTGCTCGCCGAAATTCGCGCACGCGGCGAAAAGATCTGAGATTTCCGGCCACGCCGGAACAATGCAATCCGGCTCAGCCGGCATAGACAGGAAGGAAAGACGTCATGGCCAAGGGCGGACGCGACAAGATCAAGCTGGAATCCACTGCCGGCACCGGTCATTTCTACACGACCACGAAGAACAAGCGCACCAAGCCTGAGAAGATGGAGATCATGAAGTTCGATCCCAAGGCTCGCAAGCACGTGATGTACAAGGAAACCAAGCTCAAGTGAGGCTTCCTCGCCGCCCGGCGAACTGCCCGGGCCGCAATAAAAAACCCGCCGATGGCGGGTTTTTTATTGCCTGTCCGCCCGGAACGCTGAAAGCGTACTGAACGGGCAGCGCAGGGAGCGCCGTGCGGCGCTCCGTACTTCCGAATCAGCGGACGACTGTCTGCGCCTCGCCCTCGCCGCAGCGCTCAATGCGGCCGATGCGATAGACGGTCTCGCCGGCCGCGCTCAGCGACTGCGTCGCGCGATCAGCATCCGCCGCCGACACGATGACCACCATGCCGATGCCGCAATTGAACACGCGGTACATCTCCTGCGCGGCCACGTTTCCGGCCTCGCGCAGCCAGGCGAACAGCGGCGGCAGCGTCCACGACGACGCATCGATGTGTGCCGACAGTCCGGCCGGCAGTACGCGCGGCACGTTGTCGAGCAGGCCGCCGCCGGTGATGTGGGCCATGCCCTTCACCAGCCCCGGCGCTTCCTTCATCAGCGCGAGCAGCGGCTTCACGTAGATGCGGGTCGGTTCGAGCACCGTCTCACGCAGCGTACGGCCGTGGAAGTCGGCATTCAGGTCCGGCGCGTCGCGCTCGAGGATCTTGCGCAGCAGGGAGTAGCCATTCGAATGCGCGCCGCTGGACGCCAGGCCGAGCACCACGTCGCCCTCGGCGATGGTTTCGCCGGTGATCAGCTGGCTTTTCTCGGCGATGCCGACCGCAAAGCCCGCGAGGTCGTATTCGCCAGCCGGGTACATGCCGGGCATTTCGGCCGTTTCACCACCGATCAGCGCACAGCCCGCGAGTTCGCAGCCGCGGGCGATGCCGCCGACCACGCGCGCCGCCGTATCGACGTCGAGCTTGCCGCAGGCGAAGTAGTCGAGGAAGAACACCGGTTCGGCGCCCTGCACCAGAATGTCATTGACGCTCATCGCCACCAGATCCTGGCCGACCGTGTCGTGACCGTCGAGCTGGAAGGCGAGTTTCAGCTTGGTGCCCACACCGTCGGTGCCGGACACCAGCACCGGCTCGCGGTAGTTCTTGGACACCTCGAACAGCGCGCCGAAACCGCCGATGCCGCCGATCACCTCGGGGCGCATCGTGCGCTTGGCCAGCGGCTTGATGCGCTCGACCAGCGCGTCGCCGGCGTCGATATCCACACCGGCAGCGGCGTAACTGAGGGGAGCGCGGGAATCCTTGGATGAAGTCATGACGTATGAGGCGCCGGGCGCCGGGAAAACAG encodes:
- a CDS encoding LysR family transcriptional regulator translates to MDRFKEIESFVSVAAHGSLSAVAKLEGVQPAVIGRRMDALEERLGVKLMLRTTRKLTLTHEGSAYLEDCQRILNELASADAAVTAGGARATGLLRVSAPAGFGRRHVAPLVKRFMALNPEVKISLDLTDRMVDLVNENVDCAVRIGSLPDSSMISIKLGETRRVVVASPDYLARFGKPGHPYDLLQHRCLGLGPNRSQARGWSFMAHGEPITLRITHLVECNDGAVLRDWALSGLGLAWRSYWEVREDLANGALVEVLGDFAAPPMGIYALFPQRRHLPLRVRLFVDLLKLTYGDLAYWESGGTFIPDLPQPAED
- a CDS encoding c-type cytochrome, with the protein product MIRKHLATVVLAALASTAMAQEAPYKVAEGNKVDAKTLMGWKTWRSAACERCHGANQEGMVGPSLIEGLKKYTKEEFVGIVVDGTHADRGMPPHPFLKGEKIDSLYSYLKGRSDGKIAPGKVTPME
- the dut gene encoding dUTP diphosphatase, with translation MSTLDYKILDERLRDLPPSYATPGSAGLDLRACIDTTTVLRPGDTLLVPSGIAIHLEDPGLAAMVLPRSGLGHKHGIVLGNLVGLIDSDYQGQIFVSLWNRGASEFVLQPLERIAQLVVVPVVQVALREVLDFAASQRGDGGFGSTGGR
- the aceB gene encoding malate synthase A; the encoded protein is MTIAESADKLNRAMDLPAGVSIAAPVSAEYQTILTFEALSLLAQLHRQFEPRRRELLAARVTRAAEIDAGKPVDFLADTLHVREGDWKIAPLPQALQCRRIEITGPTERKMIINALNAGADSYMSDFEDSNSPTWDNQVQGQINLRDAVRGTISVEYKGKTYKLNDKVAVLQVRPRGWHLDEKHVMIDGQRVSGGLFDFWLYFYHNAKELLARGAGPYFYLPKLQSHREARLWNDVFVAAQEMLGIPRGTIKATVLVETLHAAFEMEEILYELRDHSAGLNAGRWDYIFSCIKVLRNDRDFCLADRSKITMTVPFMRAYALSLIKTCHKRGAPAIGGMSALIPNKNDPDANEKAMAGIRSDKRRDANDGYDGGWVAHPGLVQAAMEEFVSVLGDKPNQIEKQLDVNYGAADLLDFRPEGPISETGLRTNINVGIQYLGAWMDGNGCVPIHGLMEDAATAEISRAQVWSWIRSPKGILDDGRKVTADMVRGLIPQELDKIRALLGDAYTETYAAAAKLFGDMCVATELEDFLTLPAYERME
- the clpA gene encoding ATP-dependent Clp protease ATP-binding subunit ClpA → MIAQELEVSLHMAFVEARQKRHEFITVEHLLLALLDNPSAAEVLRACAVNIDELRKELSAFINEHTPVVDGSEEIDTQPTLGFQRVIQRAILHVQSSGKKEVTGANVLVAIFGEKDSHAVYFLQRQGVTRLDIVNFISHGITKAAQPAAAAKPESEQGEQEQEGGQAGGALDSFTQNLNAQALMGKIDPLIGRDHELERVIQTLCRRRKNNPLLVGEAGVGKTAIAEGLARRIIEGRVPDILADATIYALDMGALLAGTKYRGDFEQRLKSVLKQLLDNPNAILFIDEIHTLIGAGAASGGTLDASNLLKPALSSGQLKCIGATTYTEYRGVFEKDHALSRRFQKIDVTEPSVEETVSILKGLKSRFEQHHGVKYSSTALSSAAELSARYINDRHLPDKAIDVIDEAGAAQRVLPKSKQKKVIGKTEIEEIVAKIARVPSQHVSNDDRSALRNLDRDLKNMVFGQDNAIDALATAIKMSRSGLGNPNKPIGSFLFSGPTGVGKTEVARQLAYCMGIELIRFDMSEYMERHAVSRLIGAPPGYVGFDQGGLLTEAVTKKPHSVLLLDEIEKAHPDIFNILLQVMDHGTLTDNNGRQADFRNVVIIMTTNAGQETLQKSVIGFTTERQPGDEMADIKRLFTPEFRNRLDAIISFKPLDREIILRVVDKFLMQLEGQLQEKKVDVQFSEELRSWLAEAGFDPLMGARPMARLIQDTIRSALADELLFGRLTSGGKVTIDLDGDKKVKLVFDEEELATPA
- the aceA gene encoding isocitrate lyase — protein: MSTKEQEIAKIQKDWDENPRWKGIKRGYTAEDVYRLRGSFPVEYTLARRGAEKLWDLVNNEPFINCLGALTGGQAMQQVKAGVKAIYLSGWQVAADNNSYEAMYPDQSLYPVDSVPTVVSRINNSFKRADEIQHAKGVYAGDKGYIDYFAPIVADAEAGFGGVLNAHELMKAMIRAGAAGVHFEDQLASVKKCGHMGGKVLVPTQEAVQKLIAARLAADVYGVPTLILARTDAEAADLLTSDCDPIDKPFVTGERTAEGFYKTKKGLEQAISRGLAYAPYADLIWCETGTPDLAFAKAFADAIHAKFPGKMLAYNCSPSFNWKKNLDDATIAKFQRELGAMGYKYQFITLAGIHNMWYHMFDLAQDYVARGMSAYVEKVQEPEFAARDRGYTFVSHQQEVGTGYFDDVTTTIQGGTSSVTALTGSTEEEQFH
- the rraA gene encoding ribonuclease E activity regulator RraA, which produces MDIHTADLCDQFESELRICAPMFRSYGGRAAFGGQITTLKLFEDNGLVRKALEAPGDGRVLVVDGGGSMRRALVGDQIAALAVKNGWAGIVVYGCIRDSAAIGEMDIGVCALGTHPLKTVKRNEGQADLTVSFGGIDFVPGHYLYADADGVIVCPRSLI
- the clpS gene encoding ATP-dependent Clp protease adapter ClpS, with amino-acid sequence MVTRRQDDSLLELEKTRVKPPPLFKVMVLNDDYTPMDFVVGVLQKFFGMNREQATRVMLKVHTEGAGVCGIYPKDVAASKVEQVCTFARQHQHPLACVMEEN